A single genomic interval of Flammeovirgaceae bacterium harbors:
- a CDS encoding MarC family protein, which produces MGTFNITEVFSVTLILFSVIDILGTIPLVMVIKKRDGRIYAEKATIISAAIMVLFLFLGQSVLMLFGLDVASFALAGAIVIFIVALEMILGIVLIKDDPEASGSGSVVPLAFPLIAGAGTLTTILSLRAVYSELNILIGILVNLVFVYGVLRLSGWLERVIGKSGFGVLRRVFGVILLAIAVKIFKSNIGTV; this is translated from the coding sequence ATGGGCACATTCAATATTACGGAGGTTTTTTCGGTAACCCTTATTTTGTTTTCCGTTATCGACATCCTGGGCACGATCCCATTGGTAATGGTAATAAAGAAAAGGGATGGGAGGATTTATGCGGAAAAAGCGACAATCATCTCGGCCGCCATCATGGTCTTGTTCCTTTTTTTGGGGCAGTCGGTGCTTATGCTCTTTGGCCTGGATGTGGCTTCATTTGCGTTGGCCGGGGCCATTGTCATTTTCATTGTGGCCCTGGAGATGATATTGGGCATTGTGCTAATAAAGGACGACCCCGAGGCCAGCGGGTCGGGATCGGTGGTGCCCCTGGCCTTTCCGTTGATTGCGGGGGCGGGCACGCTCACCACTATCCTCTCTTTGAGGGCCGTTTACTCCGAGCTGAACATACTTATTGGCATTTTGGTAAACCTGGTTTTTGTGTATGGCGTGTTGCGGCTATCCGGCTGGCTGGAGCGCGTCATCGGAAAGTCCGGCTTCGGTGTGTTGCGAAGGGTCTTTGGCGTGATCTTGTTGGCCATTGCCGTGAAGATTTTTAAATCAAACATAGGAACCGTTTAA
- a CDS encoding 3-dehydroquinate dehydratase encodes MKIQIINGPNLNLLGTREKSIYGGQSFEGYLALLGKRFPGVDIGYYQSNVEGEIINALHQAGASCDAIVLNAGAYTHSSIAIHDAIAAIPAKVVEVHISNLYAREEFRHKSLITSKCVGLISGFGLEGYAMAIQYFLAP; translated from the coding sequence ATGAAAATCCAGATTATCAACGGCCCCAACCTCAACCTATTGGGCACCCGCGAAAAATCCATTTATGGCGGCCAGTCCTTTGAAGGCTACCTGGCCTTGTTGGGAAAAAGGTTCCCAGGCGTGGACATTGGTTATTATCAATCCAATGTGGAAGGGGAAATCATTAACGCATTGCACCAGGCCGGGGCCTCTTGTGACGCCATTGTGCTAAATGCTGGCGCCTATACCCATTCATCCATTGCCATCCACGATGCCATTGCCGCCATTCCTGCAAAAGTGGTGGAAGTACATATTTCCAACCTATACGCACGGGAGGAATTCCGGCACAAAAGCCTGATCACTTCAAAATGTGTTGGGCTTATTTCCGGTTTTGGGCTGGAGGGCTACGCCATGGCCATCCAATATTTTCTTGCCCCATAA
- the xerD gene encoding site-specific tyrosine recombinase XerD codes for MWALHIKQFGDYLRLERSLSANSIEAYVRDVEKLWQFLEMRHSGLSPLKVAPKDLQDFLTYINELGMSAHSQARMLSGIKAFYKYLIYEELLEKDPTQLIEGPKLGRKLPDTLSYLEIEKLLEAIDMSSPEGGRNRAMLEVLYSSGLRVSELVDLRVNNVYFDVGFLRVVGKGNKERLVPVGKDALKFLALYKEQIRVHVPVQKGFEGYMFLNRRGRKLTRVMVFTIIKGLAGQTGLKKTISPHTFRHSFATHLIEGGADLRAVQEMLGHESITTTEIYTHLDRDYLRQVIQDFHPRARAAGKKKGKGA; via the coding sequence ATGTGGGCACTGCATATCAAGCAATTTGGCGACTACCTCAGGTTGGAGAGGTCACTTTCCGCCAACTCCATTGAGGCCTACGTGAGGGATGTTGAAAAATTGTGGCAGTTTTTGGAGATGCGGCACAGCGGGCTGTCGCCCCTCAAGGTGGCCCCAAAGGACCTGCAGGATTTTCTCACCTATATCAACGAGCTGGGGATGAGCGCCCATAGCCAGGCGAGGATGCTCTCCGGGATCAAGGCGTTTTATAAATACCTGATCTATGAGGAATTGTTGGAAAAGGACCCCACCCAATTGATAGAGGGGCCGAAGCTGGGCAGGAAACTGCCGGACACGTTGAGTTATTTGGAGATAGAAAAGCTCCTGGAGGCCATTGACATGTCGTCACCGGAAGGGGGGAGGAACAGGGCCATGTTGGAAGTACTTTACAGTTCGGGGCTCCGTGTTTCCGAATTGGTGGATTTGAGGGTGAACAACGTTTATTTCGATGTGGGTTTTTTGAGGGTGGTGGGCAAGGGCAACAAGGAAAGGCTTGTGCCGGTGGGAAAAGATGCTTTGAAATTCCTTGCCCTGTACAAAGAGCAGATCAGGGTGCACGTGCCGGTGCAAAAAGGGTTTGAGGGCTATATGTTCCTCAATCGGAGGGGAAGGAAGCTTACGCGCGTGATGGTCTTCACCATCATAAAGGGATTGGCAGGACAAACCGGGCTGAAAAAAACAATAAGCCCCCACACTTTCCGCCATTCCTTTGCCACCCATTTAATAGAAGGGGGGGCGGATTTACGTGCCGTTCAGGAAATGCTGGGGCACGAGTCGATCACCACCACTGAAATTTATACCCACCTGGACAGGGATTATTTGAGGCAGGTAATCCAGGATTTTCATCCACGGGCCCGGGCGGCAGGTAAAAAAAAAGGAAAAGGGGCATGA
- a CDS encoding glycoside hydrolase family 47 protein has product MNKCSLACLVIALFGACQKASTDREKPNNVLADSLAQNVVDETLRSWKAYKQYAWGHDGLMPLSKSYEDWYDEPLYISPIDAFSTLYLMGLEGEARKVEAYVVDSLDFDKDIEAKVFEVNIRILGGLLAMYGHTQNPGVLEKARDFADRMLPAFDTHTGIPRYWVNLKTGESRGDTVNVAEAATYTFELGILSSYTQDPKYYQAGKKATLAIFERRSPLGLVGEVINVDTGEWVSGVSHLGAGIDSYYEYLYKSYLLFGDAELGKIWDESIVAINQYLAVDHEGKLWYGRADMNTGEKVSAKVTLYDAFFPAILALSGDKGRAGRLQSTWEWLWDKYGLEPMVYDYKKGQATYPVYDLNPEIIESAYYLYHLTGDKAYFDMNMKFWDDIKKHCRTGVAFTSIQNVETMEQKDYMPTFFFAETLKYFYLTFSHHHGKFNFDDYVFNTEAHPFKRSDFNTDEARVGLGIK; this is encoded by the coding sequence ATGAACAAATGTAGCCTTGCCTGTCTTGTAATTGCCTTGTTTGGCGCATGCCAAAAGGCCAGCACCGATCGTGAAAAGCCAAATAATGTGCTGGCGGACTCCCTGGCACAAAATGTCGTTGACGAAACGCTGCGGTCCTGGAAGGCCTACAAGCAATATGCCTGGGGCCATGACGGGCTGATGCCCCTCTCCAAATCGTACGAAGACTGGTATGATGAGCCGTTGTACATTTCCCCCATAGATGCCTTCAGCACGCTCTACCTTATGGGACTTGAAGGCGAAGCCAGGAAGGTGGAAGCCTATGTGGTGGACTCCCTGGATTTTGACAAGGACATCGAGGCGAAAGTCTTTGAGGTGAACATCAGGATTTTGGGAGGCTTGCTGGCCATGTACGGGCATACTCAAAACCCGGGCGTATTGGAAAAAGCCAGGGACTTTGCGGACAGAATGCTTCCCGCTTTCGATACCCATACCGGTATACCGCGGTATTGGGTCAACCTAAAGACGGGCGAATCCAGGGGGGACACCGTAAATGTGGCCGAGGCCGCCACTTATACGTTTGAGTTGGGGATACTGAGCAGCTATACCCAGGATCCTAAATACTATCAGGCTGGGAAAAAAGCCACCCTGGCCATTTTCGAAAGAAGGTCTCCATTGGGGCTGGTGGGTGAAGTGATCAATGTGGATACGGGGGAGTGGGTATCCGGGGTGAGCCACCTTGGTGCCGGCATAGATTCCTATTATGAATATTTGTACAAAAGCTATTTGCTTTTTGGTGATGCGGAGCTGGGCAAAATATGGGACGAAAGCATTGTGGCCATTAACCAATACCTTGCCGTAGACCATGAAGGCAAATTGTGGTATGGACGGGCGGATATGAATACCGGGGAAAAGGTGAGCGCAAAGGTTACTTTATATGACGCATTCTTTCCGGCCATCCTGGCCTTATCAGGCGATAAGGGAAGGGCCGGCAGGTTGCAATCCACATGGGAATGGCTATGGGACAAATACGGACTTGAGCCTATGGTGTATGATTACAAAAAGGGCCAGGCCACTTACCCGGTATACGACCTCAACCCTGAGATCATTGAATCGGCTTATTATCTGTACCACCTCACGGGCGACAAAGCCTATTTTGACATGAACATGAAATTTTGGGACGATATAAAAAAACATTGCCGTACCGGGGTGGCTTTTACCTCCATACAGAATGTGGAAACAATGGAACAGAAGGATTACATGCCCACTTTCTTTTTTGCCGAAACGTTAAAATATTTCTACCTCACTTTTTCCCACCATCATGGCAAGTTCAACTTTGACGACTATGTTTTCAATACCGAGGCACATCCCTTCAAAAGAAGTGATTTCAATACCGATGAGGCAAGGGTTGGCCTGGGGATCAAATGA
- a CDS encoding glycoside hydrolase family 92 protein yields the protein MARYIVKHVFVLCFLAILSCGPKEGPGPTRPEIDLTQYVNPFVGSKNMGHTFPGATAPFGMVQLSPETDQQPYFNADGAYNKEAYRYCSGYQYDDETIFGFSHTHFSGTGHSDLGDFLVMPTVGKLKLAPGEKGKPGSGYHSRFSHDSEEARPGYYKVRLDDYGITAELTASERVGFHRYTFPKTDSAHIILDLMANIYNYDGKNVWTFVRVENDTLVTGYRQTSGWARTRKVYFAMSFSKPFYNYGQKKYDTATYKGFYGRFDEAHNFPEMAGRNIRAYFDFKTNEGEQIGIKFALSPVGTAGALNNLKAEVPGWDFEKVKRQTQQAWNAELSGIIVETSTKAQMEAFYTALYHTMLSPVLYEDVDGSYLGLDQNVHRSDGFVNYSVFSLWDSYRALHPLFNIIQPARNNDMIKSMLAHHDQSVHHALPVWAHYANENWCMIGYHAVSVIADAVAKGTTDVDLPRALQACKNSSTLSYYDGLGNYMEQGYVPEDVSTSSVSKTLEYAYDDWCIAQVARKAGDNSTYDEYMRRANNYKNVYDPGIRYMRPKLANGEWRKDFDPIDTHGQGFIEGNAWNYGLYVPHDINEMIGMMNGKDAFSAHLDRIFTTEIEDKDIEKNEDITRDGLIGNYVHGNEPGHHIPYLYNWTNDPWKTQSRVRMIMDTMYSNKEDGLCGNDDAGQMSAWYIFSALGFYPVLPGSDEYAIGSPMVVNAEIRLSGNKTLTIRAVNQGAENVYVEKIEMNGKSLAGLTLKQGDIANGGEIVFYMTNTHK from the coding sequence ATGGCCAGGTATATTGTAAAACATGTTTTTGTCCTTTGCTTTTTAGCCATCCTGTCCTGCGGGCCGAAAGAAGGGCCCGGGCCAACAAGGCCGGAAATTGACCTTACACAATATGTAAACCCATTTGTGGGGTCCAAAAACATGGGCCATACTTTTCCCGGGGCCACCGCCCCATTTGGTATGGTGCAACTGAGCCCCGAGACGGACCAGCAGCCCTACTTCAACGCGGATGGGGCCTACAATAAGGAGGCGTACCGGTATTGCTCGGGATACCAATATGACGATGAAACGATATTTGGTTTTAGCCATACCCATTTTAGCGGCACGGGCCACTCTGACCTGGGCGATTTTTTGGTGATGCCTACGGTAGGGAAATTAAAACTGGCGCCTGGCGAAAAGGGCAAACCGGGCAGTGGCTATCATTCCCGGTTTTCGCATGACAGCGAGGAAGCCCGGCCGGGCTATTATAAAGTACGTCTTGATGACTACGGCATAACTGCCGAGTTGACGGCTTCCGAAAGGGTGGGGTTCCATCGGTATACTTTTCCTAAAACCGACAGCGCGCACATTATCCTCGACCTGATGGCGAACATTTATAACTACGATGGAAAAAACGTATGGACGTTCGTCAGGGTTGAAAACGATACCCTGGTCACCGGTTACCGTCAAACATCGGGATGGGCGCGGACAAGGAAAGTTTACTTTGCCATGTCGTTTTCCAAACCCTTTTACAATTACGGGCAAAAAAAATATGATACGGCAACGTACAAAGGTTTTTATGGGAGGTTTGATGAAGCACACAATTTTCCTGAAATGGCGGGACGGAACATTCGCGCATATTTTGATTTTAAAACCAACGAGGGTGAACAAATAGGGATAAAGTTCGCCCTATCCCCGGTTGGCACGGCAGGGGCACTGAACAACCTGAAGGCAGAAGTCCCCGGGTGGGATTTCGAAAAGGTAAAAAGGCAAACACAACAGGCATGGAACGCGGAACTCTCGGGGATTATCGTGGAAACAAGCACCAAAGCGCAGATGGAGGCATTTTATACCGCCCTATACCACACCATGCTTAGCCCGGTTTTGTACGAGGATGTTGATGGCTCTTACCTGGGGTTGGACCAAAACGTTCACCGCTCGGATGGGTTTGTCAATTATAGCGTGTTCTCCTTGTGGGATAGCTACCGTGCACTTCACCCATTGTTCAATATCATACAACCCGCGCGCAACAATGATATGATCAAGTCCATGTTGGCGCACCATGACCAGAGTGTGCACCATGCGTTGCCGGTGTGGGCCCATTATGCCAATGAAAACTGGTGCATGATTGGGTACCATGCCGTATCCGTTATTGCCGATGCGGTGGCCAAAGGGACCACGGATGTGGATTTGCCCCGTGCATTGCAGGCGTGTAAAAACTCCTCCACCCTTTCCTATTATGATGGCTTGGGAAATTATATGGAACAAGGTTATGTGCCTGAGGACGTCAGTACGTCATCCGTTTCCAAGACACTGGAGTATGCCTATGATGATTGGTGCATTGCCCAGGTTGCCAGGAAAGCGGGGGACAATTCAACCTATGACGAATATATGCGCAGGGCCAACAATTACAAAAACGTTTATGACCCGGGGATTAGGTATATGCGCCCGAAACTGGCCAATGGGGAGTGGCGTAAGGATTTCGACCCTATCGATACGCATGGCCAGGGCTTTATTGAGGGCAATGCATGGAACTATGGATTGTACGTGCCGCACGACATCAATGAAATGATTGGGATGATGAACGGAAAGGATGCGTTTTCCGCCCACCTCGATAGGATTTTTACTACCGAAATCGAGGACAAGGATATTGAAAAGAACGAGGACATTACCCGCGATGGCCTGATAGGCAATTATGTGCATGGCAACGAACCCGGGCACCACATCCCCTATCTCTACAATTGGACCAACGACCCCTGGAAAACACAGTCGCGTGTAAGGATGATCATGGACACCATGTACTCAAACAAGGAAGATGGCCTGTGCGGGAATGACGATGCGGGACAAATGAGCGCCTGGTATATTTTTAGTGCTTTGGGGTTTTATCCTGTCCTTCCAGGGTCTGATGAATATGCCATTGGAAGCCCGATGGTGGTGAATGCGGAAATCCGCCTATCGGGAAACAAAACATTGACGATCAGGGCTGTTAACCAGGGGGCCGAAAATGTGTATGTGGAAAAAATTGAAATGAACGGGAAGTCATTGGCTGGGCTTACCTTAAAGCAGGGTGATATCGCAAATGGCGGGGAAATTGTTTTTTACATGACCAATACGCATAAGTAG
- a CDS encoding sugar MFS transporter → MQARTANSNYARAFSVVTSLFFMWGFITVLVDSLIPRLREIFELTYFEAGLVQFAFFIAYGIASLPAGALLSRIGYKNGILVGLATMGMGCLLFWPAASLRVWPLFLFGYFVLAGGMTILQVAANPYVSVLGPAQGAASRLNLSQAFNSLGTSIAPLIGAMFILSDNIKTSMEIKALNEADRLAYFAGEAAAVEGPFMVLAGCLLALAAFIAFANLPTVLTEKNVGTYRQVLKNKRLLMGAIAIFLYVGTEVAIGSYLVNYFLDMDLAEAIRNSGPMNRFCAALLGKDLGQVDQKGIVAAFVMFYWIGAMVGRFVGALLTKAFSPGKVLVAFGAGAITMVLASMLTLGFVSMATILLVGLFNSIMFPTIFTLAIEQLGDMKPKGSGILCTAICGGAFIPPLYGLFTDLAGFKLAFLLLVACYGYIMYYGWAPHNTVGRASRM, encoded by the coding sequence ATGCAGGCCCGGACTGCCAATTCCAATTACGCCCGCGCATTCTCCGTGGTTACTTCACTTTTCTTCATGTGGGGCTTCATCACGGTACTGGTGGATTCGCTCATTCCCAGGTTGCGGGAAATTTTCGAGCTGACTTACTTTGAGGCGGGACTGGTACAATTTGCGTTCTTTATCGCCTATGGAATTGCCTCCTTACCGGCAGGGGCATTGCTGTCGCGCATTGGGTACAAGAATGGAATATTGGTTGGACTCGCCACCATGGGGATGGGATGCCTTCTGTTTTGGCCTGCTGCCTCCTTGCGGGTATGGCCCCTATTTTTGTTTGGGTATTTTGTGCTGGCAGGGGGGATGACCATACTACAGGTGGCCGCCAATCCCTATGTGTCCGTGCTAGGGCCGGCACAAGGTGCCGCAAGCAGGCTTAACCTTTCGCAGGCCTTCAATTCCCTGGGCACATCCATAGCCCCGCTTATTGGGGCAATGTTCATCCTTAGCGACAACATTAAAACTTCAATGGAAATAAAGGCCTTAAACGAGGCGGACAGGCTGGCCTACTTTGCGGGCGAAGCTGCCGCGGTGGAAGGGCCATTCATGGTATTGGCAGGCTGCCTGTTGGCTTTGGCCGCATTTATTGCGTTCGCAAACCTCCCCACCGTACTGACCGAAAAAAACGTAGGCACCTACCGGCAAGTATTAAAGAACAAAAGGCTGTTGATGGGGGCCATTGCCATTTTCCTGTACGTGGGGACCGAAGTGGCCATTGGTTCCTACCTGGTCAATTATTTTCTGGACATGGATTTGGCAGAGGCCATCAGGAATAGTGGGCCAATGAATAGGTTTTGTGCGGCATTGTTGGGAAAGGACCTGGGGCAGGTTGACCAAAAAGGGATCGTTGCCGCTTTTGTTATGTTTTATTGGATAGGCGCTATGGTCGGTCGTTTTGTGGGCGCGCTGCTCACCAAGGCATTTTCGCCAGGCAAAGTATTGGTGGCATTTGGTGCCGGAGCCATTACAATGGTCCTGGCCTCGATGCTTACCCTGGGTTTTGTTTCCATGGCAACCATTTTGTTGGTTGGGCTCTTCAACTCCATTATGTTCCCCACTATTTTTACGCTGGCCATTGAGCAATTGGGCGACATGAAACCCAAAGGCTCAGGCATACTTTGCACGGCCATTTGCGGAGGGGCCTTTATACCTCCCCTTTATGGGCTGTTTACTGACCTGGCGGGGTTTAAACTTGCCTTTTTATTGTTGGTGGCCTGCTATGGGTACATCATGTACTATGGCTGGGCCCCGCACAACACGGTTGGAAGGGCCTCCCGGATGTAA
- a CDS encoding acetyltransferase, whose amino-acid sequence MPFLYYLVLRPVSLLPAWVLYGISDGLYFVIYRLVGYRRGVVRTNIKNSFPEQDREKRLVIERQFYAHFCDLIVESIKAFSISKSELERRFVHRNPGLLQQYFDKGQHVTLVGGHSGNWELCAVSLALHLRHQPLALYTPLTNKFMNKKITQSRSRFGLWMRNYQEAKEIVKAEGVGPVVFIFAADQCPRTNQRPYWTEFLNQETGVQFGAEKFARDNQTPVVYGFIHKIKRGHYEMEYRPICDEPNGLEMGMISEAHTRMLEGDIRKEPAYWLWTHKRWKRKKKDFEEKNEDEEGLKSVA is encoded by the coding sequence ATGCCTTTTTTGTATTATTTGGTCCTCAGGCCTGTTAGCCTGCTGCCGGCTTGGGTATTGTATGGGATTTCCGATGGGCTGTACTTTGTGATCTATCGCTTGGTGGGCTATCGAAGGGGGGTGGTGCGCACCAATATCAAAAATTCATTTCCGGAACAGGACAGGGAAAAGCGACTGGTGATCGAGCGCCAGTTTTATGCCCATTTTTGCGACCTGATCGTGGAGTCGATAAAAGCGTTTTCAATTTCCAAATCCGAGTTGGAAAGAAGGTTTGTACATCGCAACCCAGGGCTGCTTCAACAATATTTTGACAAGGGGCAGCACGTTACCTTGGTGGGTGGCCACAGTGGTAATTGGGAATTGTGCGCGGTAAGCCTTGCCCTCCACCTGCGCCACCAGCCTTTGGCGCTTTATACCCCGCTTACCAATAAGTTTATGAACAAAAAGATAACCCAAAGCCGCTCCCGGTTTGGATTGTGGATGAGGAACTACCAGGAGGCAAAGGAAATAGTGAAGGCAGAAGGCGTTGGCCCGGTCGTGTTTATTTTTGCTGCGGACCAATGCCCCAGGACAAACCAAAGGCCCTACTGGACGGAATTTTTGAACCAGGAGACTGGCGTGCAATTTGGTGCCGAAAAATTTGCCAGGGACAACCAAACCCCGGTGGTATATGGGTTTATCCATAAAATAAAACGGGGGCATTATGAGATGGAGTACAGGCCCATTTGTGACGAACCTAACGGGCTGGAAATGGGAATGATAAGCGAGGCACATACCCGGATGCTGGAAGGTGACATCAGAAAAGAACCGGCCTATTGGCTGTGGACACACAAACGCTGGAAGAGGAAGAAAAAGGATTTTGAAGAAAAAAACGAAGACGAAGAGGGGCTAAAGTCCGTGGCCTGA
- a CDS encoding carbohydrate binding family 9 domain-containing protein yields the protein MRVYLGLALGLLVVSTGLAQKISRKTVNINETDVPITVDGKLDEPIWRKIAPARDFHQTFPYDSSLSDTQCEVYLTYDKDNIYVGTKCNDLDPARKFVILSKRRDFRGSGIESINILLDPFMDQTNAYSFGINPLGIQKEGLVANGGNQSQDLSLDWDNKWKGESFIGNGYWTSEMAIPFKTIRFPEGSSKWYFNSYRVDSKTNERATWNRVPRNFRPYSLSYTGELIWDKPLPKPGANISIIPFASSGLNKNFEEGTATSFQHAIGGDAKIALTPSLNLDLTVNPDFSQVEVDKQVTNVDRFEIFFPEKRQFFLENADLFAAFGTEDARPFFSRRIGVAIDTATGSNVQNKIYGGFRLNGKLNNRLRIGLLNMQAAEDRGIQLPSINYTVAAVQQQVFSRSNVSAFMVNKQSFNGTFSDKLFEEAVTYNRVAGIDYNLASLTNKWTGKAFYHRSFQPQNPGKQYAQGASLRYSTQKWDVEWNHALIGENYNAEVGFVKRTNINSLTPKAAYRFYPKSGKVNNHGPGADYEYFWNAHGRTDQLLRLSYDIRFQNNASARLSYNNRYTRLLKDFDPTRTPGEENPLLLPAGSGYQYESYWMRYGSDQRKLLSFEIQHSGGEYYNGTRYEYNPAITYRFQPFGSLTIDYSYNRIKLPPPYPSRNIHLIGPRVDLTLSRKLFLTNFMQFNTQNENVNINARLQWRFKPASDIFLVYTDNYFFSFENPNANWMPRTRALVFKMTYWLNL from the coding sequence TTGAGAGTATACTTAGGACTGGCCTTAGGCCTGCTGGTGGTTTCCACCGGCCTGGCACAGAAAATATCCAGGAAAACCGTCAACATCAACGAGACGGACGTGCCCATAACGGTTGACGGAAAACTGGACGAGCCCATTTGGAGAAAAATTGCCCCGGCCAGGGACTTCCATCAAACCTTCCCTTACGACTCCTCCCTGTCGGACACACAATGTGAGGTTTACCTTACCTATGACAAAGACAACATCTATGTGGGCACCAAATGCAACGACCTAGACCCGGCCAGGAAATTTGTGATCTTATCGAAGCGCAGGGACTTCAGGGGGTCCGGCATTGAGAGCATAAATATCCTGCTGGACCCATTTATGGACCAGACAAACGCCTACTCCTTTGGCATCAACCCCCTGGGGATTCAAAAGGAAGGGCTCGTGGCCAACGGGGGGAACCAATCGCAGGACTTATCATTGGATTGGGACAACAAATGGAAAGGCGAATCCTTCATTGGGAACGGGTACTGGACTTCAGAGATGGCCATTCCTTTCAAAACGATACGGTTTCCGGAAGGTTCTTCCAAATGGTATTTCAATTCCTACCGCGTGGACAGCAAGACCAACGAGCGGGCCACCTGGAACCGGGTGCCGCGCAACTTCCGCCCGTATTCCTTGTCGTACACAGGGGAATTGATTTGGGACAAGCCCTTGCCTAAGCCGGGCGCCAACATTTCCATTATCCCGTTTGCCTCCTCAGGCCTGAACAAAAATTTTGAAGAGGGCACCGCCACTTCGTTTCAACATGCCATCGGTGGCGATGCCAAGATAGCGCTCACCCCTTCCCTCAACCTGGACCTCACCGTCAACCCGGATTTTTCGCAGGTGGAGGTGGACAAGCAGGTAACCAATGTGGACAGGTTTGAGATTTTCTTTCCTGAAAAAAGACAGTTTTTCCTGGAGAACGCGGACCTCTTTGCCGCCTTTGGAACGGAGGATGCCCGCCCTTTTTTCTCCAGAAGGATTGGGGTGGCCATAGACACTGCCACCGGGTCCAATGTGCAAAACAAAATCTATGGTGGGTTCAGGTTAAATGGCAAGCTGAACAACCGCCTGAGGATAGGCTTGCTCAACATGCAGGCCGCGGAAGACAGGGGGATACAACTCCCCAGCATCAACTACACGGTGGCGGCCGTGCAACAACAGGTCTTCAGCAGGTCAAACGTTTCGGCCTTTATGGTGAACAAACAATCTTTTAACGGTACTTTTTCGGACAAACTATTTGAAGAAGCCGTGACCTACAACCGCGTGGCCGGGATAGACTACAACCTCGCCTCCCTCACCAACAAATGGACGGGGAAGGCCTTTTACCATCGAAGCTTCCAGCCGCAAAACCCGGGCAAACAATACGCACAGGGAGCTTCCCTTCGGTACAGCACCCAAAAATGGGATGTGGAATGGAACCACGCACTGATTGGCGAAAACTACAATGCAGAGGTGGGGTTTGTAAAAAGGACCAACATCAACAGCTTGACGCCAAAGGCTGCATACCGGTTTTATCCAAAAAGCGGAAAGGTAAACAACCATGGGCCAGGGGCCGACTATGAATATTTTTGGAATGCCCATGGCCGGACCGACCAACTGTTAAGATTGTCATACGACATCAGGTTTCAAAACAATGCCAGTGCCAGGCTATCCTACAACAACAGGTACACCAGGCTATTAAAGGATTTTGACCCTACCCGCACACCAGGGGAGGAAAACCCTTTGTTGCTACCTGCCGGTTCCGGCTATCAGTATGAGAGCTATTGGATGCGCTATGGGTCCGATCAGAGGAAATTACTATCCTTTGAGATCCAACACTCCGGTGGGGAATATTACAATGGCACACGGTATGAGTACAACCCCGCCATCACCTATAGGTTTCAGCCTTTCGGAAGCCTGACCATCGACTATAGCTACAACAGGATCAAACTCCCGCCCCCATACCCCTCCAGGAACATCCATTTGATAGGGCCAAGGGTAGACCTCACCTTGTCCCGGAAGTTGTTTCTCACCAACTTCATGCAGTTCAACACACAAAATGAAAACGTGAACATCAACGCCCGGCTTCAATGGCGGTTTAAACCGGCAAGCGATATCTTCCTGGTGTACACAGACAATTATTTTTTCAGTTTTGAAAACCCCAATGCCAACTGGATGCCGCGCACCAGGGCGTTGGTATTCAAAATGACTTATTGGCTAAACCTCTAG